The Stomoxys calcitrans chromosome 3, idStoCalc2.1, whole genome shotgun sequence genome includes a region encoding these proteins:
- the LOC131996292 gene encoding histone H3, with protein MARTKQTARKSTGGKAPRKQLATKAARKSAPATGGVKKPHRFRPGTVALREIRRYQKSTELLIRKLPFQRLVREIAQDFKTDLRFQSSAVMALQEASEAYLVGLFEDTNLCAIHAKRVTIMPKDIQLARRIRGERA; from the coding sequence atggctcgtactaagcaaactgcccgtaaatctactggtggcaaagcccctcgtaagcaattggctaccaaagctgctcgtaagagcgcaccagccaccggtggtgttaagaagccacatcgtttccgccctggtaccgttgctttgcgtgaaatccgtcgctaccagaagagtactgagttgttgatccgcaaattgcctttccaacgtttggttcgtgaaattgcccaagatttcaagactgacttgcgtttccagagctctgctgtcatggccttgcaagaagctagcgaagcctacttggtcggtctcttcgaagataccaacttgtgtgccatccatgccaagcgtgtcaccatcatgcccaaggatatccaattggccagacgtattcgtggagaacgtgcttaa
- the LOC131996438 gene encoding histone H1-like has translation MSDAAVVEATASPVAAVEKKAPKKAAAKAKKPSAAPSHPPTQQMVDAAIKTLKERGGSSLPAIKKYLASTYKVDAVKLAPFIKKYLKSAVASGKLIQTKGKGASGSFKLSPSASKEPKAKSAEKKKKVPAGDKKKKAAAPKKAAGEKKAAAKKPSAAKKTAEKKKTEKAKAKTAKKTGTVKAKPAKTAAKASATKPKAPKAKTTAAKPKKAAAAKKPAAKKTAAKK, from the coding sequence atgtctgacgccgccgttgttgaagccaccgcatctccagtcgccgctgttgagaaaaaggcacctaagaaagccgctgccaaggcaaagaaaccctctgctgccccaagccatccaccaacccaacaaatggtcgatgctgccatcaaaacattgaaagaacgtggtggttcctcattgcctgccatcaagaaatacttggccagcacatacaaagttgatgctgtaaaattggccccattcatcaagaagtacttgaagagcgctgttgctagtggaaaattgatccaaactaaaggtaagggtgcctccggttcattcaaattgtccccatctgcctcgaaggaacctaaagcaaagagcgctgaaaagaagaagaaggtcccagccggtgataagaaaaagaaggcagcagcacccaaaaaggcagccggtgaaaagaaagccgctgcaaagaagccttccgctgctaaaaagaccgccgagaagaagaagaccgaaaaggccaaggctaaaactgccaaaaagacaggtacagttaaagctaaacccgcaaaaacagccgccaaagcatcagccactaaaccaaaggcacccaaggcaaaaaccaccgctgccaagcccaaaaaggctgccgcagcaaagaagccagctgccaagaagaccgccgctaagaagtaa
- the LOC131995897 gene encoding histone H2B.1/H2B.2, translated as MPPKASGKAAKKAGKAQKNITKGDKTKRRTKRKESYAIYIYKVLKQVHPDTGISSKAMSIMNSFVNDIFERIAAEASRLAHYNKRSTITSREIQTAVRLLLPGELAKHAVSEGTKAVTKYTSSK; from the coding sequence atgcctccaaaagccagtggtaaagcagcaaagaaggccggcaaagcccaaaagaacatcactaagggtgacaagaccaagagacgcaccaagcgtaaggagagttatgctatctacatttacaaagtgttgaagcaagtccatcccgatactggtatctcctcaaaggccatgagcatcatgaacagtttcgtcaacgatatctttgaacgtatcgccgccgaagcctcccgtttggctcactacaacaagcgttccaccatcaccagtcgggaaatccaaactgccgtccgtctattattgcccggtgagttggctaagcacgctgtcagtgaaggtaccaaagccgttactaagtacaccagctccaagtaa
- the LOC131995986 gene encoding histone H2A, protein MSGRGKGGKVKGKAKSRSNRAGLQFPVGRIHRLLRKGNYAERVGAGAPVYLAAVMEYLAAEVLELAGNAARDNKKTRIIPRHLQLAIRNDEELNKLLSGVTIAQGGVLPNIQAVLLPKKTEKKA, encoded by the coding sequence atgtctggtcgtggtaaaggtggcaaagttaagggaaaggcaaagtcccgttccaaccgtgctggtcttcaattccccgtcggtcgtatccatcgtttgttgcgcaaaggcaactatgctgaacgtgttggtgccggagctccagtttacttggctgctgtcatggagtatttggccgctgaagttcttgaattggctggcaacgctgctcgtgacaacaagaagacaagaattatcccccgtcacttgcaattggctatccgtaatgacgaagaattgaacaaattgctgtccggtgtcaccattgctcaaggtggtgtattgccaaacatccaagctgttctcttgcccaagaagaccgaaaagaaggcttaa